The following coding sequences lie in one Hoplias malabaricus isolate fHopMal1 chromosome 14, fHopMal1.hap1, whole genome shotgun sequence genomic window:
- the LOC136665596 gene encoding beta-1,4-galactosyltransferase galt-1-like: MQGTTQNDENRITEFQRSITPIQHTNHCMVSAFIDHRFNKVIRVISIINRDSLQPLYCICCTDDVCQTAEAEVQIHSDHFGFAFGASDVLCKGEDIQNATHVAISTTANISDVHNMDFLPIKNRVEHETFRFNFTLCVSSLFGAYNNVLQFAQSMEMYKLLGVQHVVIYNTSCGPDLEKLLQHYRREGILEVVPWPIDQFLTPSTGWDSKIHSGELQYYGQLVTLNECIYRNMYQSRYVLLHDTDEIIMPKKQANLSLLMQSLQSKHENVGVFIVENHVFPNTQFEETGYFKRPEWKNIPGVNILEHIYKEPDTTEIFNPAKMIVDPRSVVQTSVHSPLQTLKDVYRVPVDVCYVVHVRNPLQEGLTKDQMHVDIRVWNFEKELVANVDRALESSGFLIN; the protein is encoded by the coding sequence ATGCAAGGGACCACTcaaaatgatgaaaacagaATCACAGAATTCCAGAGATCCATAACTCCCATTCAGCACACAAATCATTGTATGGTGTCTGCTTTCATCGATCACAGATTCAATAAGGTCATACGAGTTATCAGCATAATTAATAGAGACAGTCTGCAACCTCTTTATTGCATCTGTTGCACTGATGATGTCTGCCAAACTGCTGAAGCTGAAGTTCAGATTCACAGTGATCATTTTGGATTTGCTTTTGGGGCTTCAGACGTACTGTGTAAGGGAGAAGACATTCAAAATGCAACACATGTAGCTATTTCAACAACAGCTAACATCTCAGATGTTCACAATATGGATTTCCTGCCGATAAAGAACAGAGTGGAACATGAAACATTTCGGTTCAACttcactctctgtgtctccagCCTTTTTGGGGCCTACAATAATGTTCTGCAGTTTGCCCAAAGCATGGAGATGTACAAGCTTCTAGGTGTGCAACATGTAGTGATATACAACACCAGCTGTGGTCCTGACCTGGAGAAGCTTTTACAGCACTACAGGAGAGAGGGTATTCTAGAAGTTGTCCCATGGCCTATTGACCAGTTCCTTACCCCTTCAACAGGATGGGACTCAAAAATACACTCAGGGGAGCTTCAGTACTATGGCCAACTGGTAACACTCAATGAATGCATCTACAGAAATATGTATCAGTCCAGATATGTTCTCCTGCATGATACTGATGAGATCATTATGcctaaaaaacaagcaaacctTTCATTACTGATGCAGAGTCTCCAATCCAAACACGAAAATGTGGGCGTGTTCATCGTTGAGAATCATGTTTTCCCCAATACACAGTTTGAAGAAACTGGATATTTCAAAAGGCCTGAATGGAAAAATATTCCTGGTGTTAATATTTTGGAGCACATTTACAAAGAACCTGATACAACTGAGATCTTCAACCCTGCAAAGATGATTGTCGACCCAAGGAGTGTGGTGCAAACGTCAGTGCATAGCCCACTTCAAACACTGAAAGATGTGTATAGGGTCCCTGTTGATGTATGTTATGTTGTTCATGTTAGAAATCCTTTACAGGAGGGTCTTACAAAAGACCAGATGCATGTTGACATAAGGGTGTGGAACTTTGAAAAAGAATTGGTGGCAAATGTTGATCGGGCACTGGAATCTTCAGGTTTTCTGATAAATTAA